The window GATCGGGACGAGCGGTTCCTAGAGCATAGACAGACCTCGACGTAAAGTCACCCGCCTCTGCACGGATGGTGACCATGCCAAGCTGGTGCGTCATTACTGGAAGCTTGTGTGGAGGCCGTCGATGCTTTCCGGGACCTTCGGCTCGACCCGGTACCGCCCGTGGATGCGTTGGATGTGCATGGCCAGTTTCCAGACGATCGCGTCGTAGATCGCGGTCTGCCCGGTCCGGGCGACGCCGAGCAGCCCGTCGGTGAGGTAGCGGGCCGTCCAGTCCTCATCGGGCAGTCCGGTCGGGGTGAACATCTTCACGGCCGCGACTGGCGGGGGCAGTTCCTGCTCGACCGGGGTCCACAGCACCGGTACGATCGCGCTCTCGCTGCCCGGCACCGACCCGCCGCGCGGCACCACCCGGCGGCGCGCGAACACGTCCCACTCCAGCGGGCACCAGGTGCTGTTGAACAGGTAGGGGTAGGAGACCAGGCACACCATCACCTGGCAGGTGCCGGCCGCCTGGAGTACCGTCTTCTGCCACAAGTCGCCGCCGCCCCGGCCCAGGTCGAGGAAACCCGGCTCACCGCCGAGCGGCGACCCGATCAGCTCGTTGACCAGCTCGCTCAGGTCGTCGAAGAGCCGGATCACGTTGCGGCTGGGCTCGCGCGGCGGGCCGACCGAACGGGTCCGGTCCGGCCGGGAATAGCTCAGGAAGAAGACGGGTCCAGTCTGGGTGTCCGTCGCCGGACGGGGTTCTGGTCTCACGGGTTCTGTCCGCGCCGGTCGGCGGGGCGCAGGGCGAACGGGCTTCGCGATGAGATCCGAGCCGATTTCGTCGAGAGAGAGGGCGGCGGTGTAGAACGGCACGCCTCCAGCGGTGGTCAGGGTCAACCACAAGCGCGCGGTGCTCAGACCAGCGGAGGAGGCGGTCAGTTCGGCACGAAAATATGTGGGGCCATACGTGCCGCCGAACCGGTGCAGGACCACTCCGGCGGTGTCCAGCGCCCGAACCGTGTACCAGGGCCGCCCGTCGATCATGCAGCCGACCAGGAATTCCTCCTCGTCGTAAGGCCATTCGCCCTCCGGATCGGAGAGTTGAAGATCCACTGAGATGATCCAGGAGGAAGCCGATCCTTCGTCGGGATGCCAGCTGACCAACGGCTGGATGTTCACGCCATTGACCGGGCTCACGACGGTTCTCCGAGCACGAACAGGGTGTCCGGGTGACCGAAGTAGACGTACCGGGAGGCGTACAGGAAATCCTGGATCGCCTCCCGGTCGCCCGGCCCCAGAACGAGTGTGTCGGCCGGCAGCTCACGCGCGGCCTCGGCGCGCCGGCCCTGGAGGAACTCGGGAATCCGCACGCCGCCGGCGCGGGCCCGCGCGATCACACTGCGGGCCAGGGCCGCCGACGAGCCGGTCGGCACCTCGCCCATGGTGGCGACGACGGCGAGGGCCCGCCGGCGCAGGAAGATCTCGGCGAAGTTGCGGTTGGCCCGGTCGCCCATCGCCGGGTCGACGACGGGACGGGCCGAGTTGCAGGCGTTCAGCAGCACCACCGAACCGGAGGCGTGTACCGCCCGTAGCCCGAGGGTCTCGAACCTGGCCAGCGGGATGCCGCCGAGCCGGGCGCTACGGACGTCCGCACCGTGCTGGCCGTGCGCCCGGACGTAGACCAGACCGAAACGCTGGCCCTCGTCGTCGAGTCGCCGCAGCAGCTCGACCAGCGTGTCCGCGCGGCTGACGGCGGCCACCGAGGTGATGCTCAGCCCGGCCCCGGCGACCAGCTCGCCGTCCTCGAAGCACAGGATCCCGCCGCCGGACCGCACCGGCTCGCTGAACGCGCTGAACTGGCCGTGCCGGTCCGGGTCGTGGATCGTGGTCCACCGGGTCACCGGGAACGCCTCGCCAAGCCACCGGTGCGCCGCCCCGTCGACCAACCGGTACAGCTCCCAGGGCAGGCCGGTGTCGGTGTCGTCCCAGATGATCAGCCGCACCCCGGCCGGATCGGCCGCCCGCAGCCCGCGCAGCCAGTTGCCCAGCCCGTGCTTGGTCGCGGACCAGCCCATGATGAACTCGTAGTACTCGACGGCGGCCTCCAGCGCGGCCTCGCTGTCCGCGGTCAGCGCGTCGTCCATCGCCAGGCCGGGCCGCAGGTGGGCCTTCTCGTCGGATTCGGTGCTGCTCCACATCCGGCCGCGGAAGTAGCCCTCCAGCCGGAACCGGTAGCGGTCCGGGGCGTCGTCGACGGCGATGACTTTGAGCAGGGCGACATCGTGGGGCAGTTCCCGGCTCAGATCGGGCGCGGCCGATGGCATCGAGAGTCCGGTCGCGTCCGCCGCGACCGCCGGACGGATCTCGCCGGCCGGTTCGGCGGCCACCGGCGCAAGCGGGGCCGGCGTGGACCTGCCCTGGAGCGCCCCGACCACCCGGTTCGCCGTCACGGCGCGCCGTCCGGCCGGGCGACGATGCCCGCCATCGCGCCGGCCAGGGCGAATGGCAGATCCCGGTAATGGCTCAGCTCCGGCGGGGCCAGCACGACCGCGCGTACCGCCCGCAGTCCCGAGAAACCGGCGGCGACCGTGAGGGCGTCGTCGACGCCGGCCCGGCTGACCGATCGTGGCCGGATGTCACGCTGGCTCGCCTCCAGCGGCACGTTGCCTCGCCCGTCGGAGACGACCACCAGCCAGGCCTCGCCGTCCCGGATCGGCAGGTTGCGCCGCCGTAGCCGCATCTCCTGAAGTGCCAGGTCGAGGCCGTGGGCCAGCGGCGTGGCGCGTGCGGGCGCCCGGTCGAGCGCCACGTTCAGCACCGGGTCGAGCACCCCGGAGAGCCGCCGCCGTTCGGCCTGTAGATCGGACACCGCGTCCCGGTGCCCGATCTCGATCAGGCTGACCGCGGCCCGCCGGGTGTAGGCCCAGCCTAGGTACGGCGCGAGTGCGGCGGTGACGTCCCAGCCGCGCCGGCTGGTGTGGTCGAGCAGCAGCACCAGCGCGGCGTCCGGTTGCGGCTGCCGGCGGTTCGACCGCAGATCCGAGGCATGGATCCGCAGCGGCGCGGCGGTGCCGTGGCGGATCCGGCGGAACTTGGCCGCCTCCAGGACCGTCGCCAGATAGGCGATGTCGACCGGGCGGCCGGTCGGCTCGGCGCCGATGATCGGGCCGCGGCTTGGCCGCCGAGTTCCGGCCCGCTGCCAGGGCAGCCGCAGACTGGCGAAGTCGGGCAGAGCGTCCGGCGAGTCCTCCGGATAAAGTATCTGCTTCGGTACGGCCGCCGGTCCCGCTGCGGGCGGGAGGACGCCGATGGGGACCGGCCGCAAGGGCTGTCCGGCCGCAGCGCCGGTCTCGACGGTCTCGACGGTCTCGACGGTCTCGGGACCCGCGGGCCACGCAGCCGTACCGTCGCCTGTCGTCGCCGGCTCGGGAGAAGACGCCGGCTCGACGCTGGCAGGAGTCGGGGAGACCGGCGCGGGGCTGCGGAGACCGAGCAGCTCGGCGGCCCGGTGGACATGGCGCGGTTCTACCATGTCGGCCCGGTCCGAGACCGCGACGACCCGAGCCACGCGGGCCAGCGCCAGATCCCGGCGGTGCGGGGACGGCGACTCGCCGATCACCCCGGTGACGGCCGTGGCGGCCGTGGCCGACATCACCGGCAGCGGGCCGATCAGTGGCGACGGCACGGCCAGCCCGGGCGGAAGGCCCGGAGCGTCCTGATCCAGAGCGGTCCGAACCTGCGCGGACGTGTGCGGCGGGGTCCCGAAGCCAGCGGCGGTCACCCGTACCGGAAAACGGTCCAGAAGGTGCGGTGACAACCGCTCCGCCGCAGCCGCCGGGCAGGCGGCCAGCCACCGGGCCCGCGGGCGCCAGGCCGCATGCGTGCCGTGCCGGTCGGCGACCGCCCCGTCGGCCCCGATCAGCACGGTGGCGGCCCTGGTCACCGCCAGGTTGGCACGCGACAGGTCGGGAACGACGACGATCAGCGTCTCGCCCGGCGACTCCCGCAACCGACCGGCCGCGGGGACGAACCCGGCGCCCGCGCTCACCCAGAGGGTGTCGTCGCTGTCGCCGGCGCCCAGCGTCACGACCCGGGCCGGGCCGCCGACCGCGCCCGCAAGCCCGGCCGCCAGGCCGTCGATCAGGTCCGGGCGCAGGTCCAGCAGCAGGACGCCGCCCAGCCGGTGATCGAACGCGGCGCACGTCAGCGTGCCCGCGATCCGGTCCGCGACGGTGTCAGCCGGCAGCACTTGTCGCCCGCGCCACGATCGCGTCGTCCTCGGCCGACCACCGGCGCAGCGTGCCGCTCTCGCTTGTCCCCCGCCGGTGGACCAGGGCTAGCGGCGCCGCCTCGGTGAGATGGCCGGCGTCCACCTCGCCGTCCCCGGCGATGGCGGCGATCGCCCGCGCCGCGCGCAGCATGGCCAGCTCACCACGATGCCCGTCCAGGTCGAACTCCACGGCGATCGCGGCCGCCATGGTGGCGGCCTTCTCCGGGATCACGATCCCGGGCGCCCGGCTGCGTGCGGCGTCCAGGCGGCGATGGTGTTCCTCGTCCGCCGCGTACGCCGCCCGCAGTTCCTCCGGCGGCCCGGCCGACAGCCGCTCGAACTCCAGGACGGTCGTCAGGATCTCGGCCCGCTGACTCGCCGACGCGACCGAGTCCACCCACACCACCAGGCCGAACCGGTCCAGCAGTTGGGGCCGCAGGCCGCCCTCCTCGGGGTTCATCGTGCCGACCAGGTTGAACCGGACCGGGACGTTGGTGCGGGAGATGCCGTCCCGCTGAACGGTCAGGATCCCGGTCGCGGCCGCGTCCAGAATGATGTCGACGAGGTGGTCCTCCAGCAGATTGATCTCGTCGACGTAGAGGATGCCGGTCTTGCCGCGGCCGCCGGCCTCCTCGATCAGTCCCGGCATCCAGGTGCTCTCGCCGCGCAGCAGCCGGTCGACGTTCCAACCGCCGACCACCCGGTCGTCGGTGGCGCCGATCGGCAGGGTGACCGGCAGATCCCCGAACACCATCCGGGAGAAGGCCCGTACGGTGGTGGACTTGGCGGTGCCCCGGCGGCCGGTGGCCAGCACCCCACCGACGGCGGGGGAGACGTAGGCGATCTCCAGTGCCTGCTTCAGGCCGTCCTGCGCGACGATCCGGCTGTACGGGAGAACGAACGGCTGGTCGGTCACGGTTTCTCCTGGTCGTGCTGGGGTGGGTGCTCGTACGAGCCGCGCAGCGGGACACCCTGCCGGAGCAGGTCGCACAGTTCCTCGTTGGCGATCCGTTCGGCCGCCGGGTTACGGGGCAGCGGCAGGTGCAGTGCGGTCCGCAGGTCGAACCGGTGCAGGTCGAGCCCGGCCCGCACCCCGGCACCGTAGGCGACCGCGGCCCGCACCGCCCCGGCGTAGCTCAGCACCGAGATCCCCAGCGGCACCAGCGCCAGCAGCGTCCACCAGCCGGACCGCCACACCAGCAGCCCGGCCGCGGCGATCGAGGTCAGGGCCGTCACCACACACATCCGGACCGCGGCGTCGAGCGCGTCCCGCAGGTCGTCGACCACGCCGCGGATGTTCTCGCCGAGCAGCGGATACAGGTGCGGCCAGACCACGATCGGGTCGAGGCCGTGATCCTGACCGGCGGTGTCGGCGGTGGCGGCCAGCACGTTGCCCAGCCGGGTGGCGCGGACCGCGTGCTCGGCCGGGTACCGGGACCGCAGCCGTGCCGACGCCTCCCCGGCCTCGTTGATCAGCCGCTGCTGCCCGGACTGCACGGCGGCGGTCAGGGCCGCGGTCGCCCGCTCGGCCATCCGGGTCCGGAGCGTCACGTGCCGACGCTGCCGCAGCGAGGCGCCGAGCCACCGCGGGAAGTCGCCTTCGAGGAGCCGTACCAGAGAGGTCTGCAACGGCTGGAGGACCACCGCGACCAGCACGACGGCCAGGGCGATCAGGACCGCTTCGAGCACGCCGAGGTCCTTGGCCGTCGCCCAGGCGTCGTCGAAGTGGACCCGCTGCCCGGGCGCGCCCGCCCAGACCAGGGCGATCAGGAAGACGGCGACGGCGTACGTCGGCAGGTAGGCGGTCCGGAAGAAACGCGGCGAGGCCAGGACGTCCGGTGGATTGGCGAGGGCGTCGAGACTCAACGTTGCAGCTCCATCCGGCCGTGGGCGCATTCCGGTAGGTCGCGGAGGTCGTAGTGCATGCGGTGTTCGGTCCGGTCGCACGGCCGGCAGGCGAAGACGAGTAGACGGTAGCGGGTCGAGTCACCCAGCGGCTCGAGGCGCTCACCGGCGCCGGGCTCGGCCGCGGTGCCGCCCGCGGCGTCCAGCGACCGCCTGGTGACCACCCCGGCCGTCCGGCCGCCGACCGTGACGGTGACCGCCGGTGCCGAGGAGTGCAGGAAGAAGTCCCGGAGCCGGCGCTCGGCGGCCCGCAGCGTGCCCGACCCGGTGACGTCCACGGTGTCCGGAGCCGGTGCCGCGGACTCGTCGACGAGCGTCCCCAGCTCGAAAATCAGATCGTCGGAGTCCACAGCGTCCACATCACACGACCGGATCAAGGCCGTCAATGACTTACGCGGCCGGGCTCCGGAACGTGCTCAGCGCGCGTGCCGACGCGCGGACCCGGTCGCGGCCCTCGTGCTTGGCCGTGTAGAGCGCGGCGTCGGCCCGTTGCAGCAGCTGGGCCAGGGTCTCCCG of the Actinoplanes sichuanensis genome contains:
- a CDS encoding TIR domain-containing protein, with translation MSPVNGVNIQPLVSWHPDEGSASSWIISVDLQLSDPEGEWPYDEEEFLVGCMIDGRPWYTVRALDTAGVVLHRFGGTYGPTYFRAELTASSAGLSTARLWLTLTTAGGVPFYTAALSLDEIGSDLIAKPVRPAPRRPARTEPVRPEPRPATDTQTGPVFFLSYSRPDRTRSVGPPREPSRNVIRLFDDLSELVNELIGSPLGGEPGFLDLGRGGGDLWQKTVLQAAGTCQVMVCLVSYPYLFNSTWCPLEWDVFARRRVVPRGGSVPGSESAIVPVLWTPVEQELPPPVAAVKMFTPTGLPDEDWTARYLTDGLLGVARTGQTAIYDAIVWKLAMHIQRIHGRYRVEPKVPESIDGLHTSFQ
- a CDS encoding AAA family ATPase, which produces MTDQPFVLPYSRIVAQDGLKQALEIAYVSPAVGGVLATGRRGTAKSTTVRAFSRMVFGDLPVTLPIGATDDRVVGGWNVDRLLRGESTWMPGLIEEAGGRGKTGILYVDEINLLEDHLVDIILDAAATGILTVQRDGISRTNVPVRFNLVGTMNPEEGGLRPQLLDRFGLVVWVDSVASASQRAEILTTVLEFERLSAGPPEELRAAYAADEEHHRRLDAARSRAPGIVIPEKAATMAAAIAVEFDLDGHRGELAMLRAARAIAAIAGDGEVDAGHLTEAAPLALVHRRGTSESGTLRRWSAEDDAIVARATSAAG